One window of Misgurnus anguillicaudatus chromosome 13, ASM2758022v2, whole genome shotgun sequence genomic DNA carries:
- the LOC141369331 gene encoding cytochrome P450 2B4-like, with protein MIFDLNSVSLALVLGLIFLVLFEVMRIHFTRAQTPPGPRPFPFVGTLPYVLKDPMGSIRSLRQYGEMSTVYMGRQPIIILNTLQISKEALVQEASTFSGRPYLPLMEWFSKNLGIVMAPFGHSWRQQRRFALHTLRDFGLGKKSVEERVLDESRYLVTEMLKDEGRAFDPEHALQNAVSNIICSIVFGDRFEYDNKRFAHLLKILNESIILSGSAIARMVDLLPFLMHCPGPHQKILQNTTELRDFIREEVKKHRQTLDPENLQDFIDAYLLEIEKQKSHEDSTFHEENLLMSTIDLFFAGTDTTSTTIRWGLIFLMENPDVHERCHKEIVQVLGYDRLPSMDDRDKLPYTYATVHEIQRYANIAPLGVVHATTQPTKLRGYDIPKGTIIMTNLTAIFSDKEHWKCPDTFNPENFLDEKGHFFKPEAFIPFSMGPRVCLGETLARMELFLYFVCLLQRIHFSWPPNSQCPDMDGIVSALRHPHPFKIICRSRDAKD; from the exons ATGATTTTCGACCTGAACTCCGTGAGCCTGGCTTTGGTTCTGGGTTTGATCTTTCTGGTTCTGTTTGAGGTGATGAGAATTCATTTCACCAGAGCCCAAACTCCACCTGGACCCAGACCTTTTCCTTTTGTAGGAACGTTACCATATGTTTTAAAGGATCCAATGGGATCTATCAGATCA CTACGTCAATATGGAGAAATGTCTACCGTGTACATGGGAAGACAACCCATAATAATCTTAAATACACTTCAGATCTCCAAGGAAGCCCTGGTCCAAGAGGCTTCAACTTTTTCTGGAAGAccatatttacctcttatggaATGGTTTTCTAAAAATCTCG GTATTGTAATGGCACCGTTCGGTCACTCTTGGAGACAGCAGAGAAGATTTGCTCTCCATACACTCAGAGACTTCGGCCTGGGAAAGAAATCTGTGGAAGAGCGTGTGTTAGATGAATCCCGATACCTGGTTACTGAGATGCTCAAAGATGAAG GAAGGGCATTTGACCCAGAGCACGCCTTACAGAATGCAGTTTCTAATATAATCTGCTCCATCGTGTTTGGAGATCGCTTTGAATATGATAACAAACGCTTTGCACACCTTCTGAAAATCCTTAATGAGAGCATAATCCTATCAGGGTCTGCTATAGCGCGG ATGGTCGACTTACTTCCCTTCCTCATGCACTGCCCTGGACCTCACCAAAAGATCCTTCAGAACACCACTGAGTTAAGGGATTTCATCCGCGAGGaagttaaaaaacacagacaaactTTGGATCCAGAAAACCTACAAGACTTCATTGATGCCTACCTGTTAGAGATAGAGAAA CAAAAGTCACATGAGGACTCGACGTTTCATGAGGAGAACTTGCTTATGTCAACAATCGATCTCTTTTTCGCTGGAACCGACACAACATCCACCACCATCAGATGGGGACTCATCTTCTTGATGGAAAACCCAGATGTGCATG AGCGATGTCATAAGGAGATTGTTCAGGTGTTGGGTTATGATCGTCTGCCCAGCATGGATGACCGTGACAAACTTCCATACACATACGCCACTGTTCATGAGATTCAACGCTATGCTAACATCGCACCGCTTGGTGTAGTTCATGCAACCACACAGCCAACCAAACTAAGAGGATATGACATTCCCAag GGAACTATCATCATGACAAACTTAACAGCAATTTTCAGTGATAAGGAGCACTGGAAATGTCCGGACACTTTCAATCCAGAGAATTTCTTGGATGAGAAGGGACATTTCTTCAAACCTGAGGCATTCATCCCTTTCTCAATGG GTCCGAGGGTTTGTCTTGGAGAGACCCTGGCAAGGATGGAGCTTTTCCTTTACTTTGTGTGTCTCCTACAGCGGATTCATTTCTCCTGGCCACCAAATTCACAGTGTCCAGACATGGATGGTATCGTAAGTGCATTGAGACACCCTCACCCCTTCAAAATCATCTGCCGTAGCAGAGATGCCAAAGATTGA
- the LOC141369332 gene encoding cytochrome P450 2B4-like: protein MFYESAAMGTAAMIFDLNSVMMALVLGLIFLVLFEMMRIHFTTARNPPGPTPFPFVGTIPYVIKDPMGSIRSHSRYGEMTTMYLGSKPIIILNTLQISKEALVQEASTFYGIPYIPLLEWFSKGLGILMTNGHSWRQQRRFALHTLRNFGLGRRSLEERVLDEAHYLVTEMLKAEGMAFDPQHALQNAVSNIICSIIFGDRFEYDNKRFAYLLNILNENLMLTGSALGNPIVTFLPFLLHFPGPHRKIFQNNTELRDFIREEVKEHRQTLDPENPRDFIDAYLLEIEKQKSHENSTFHEENMVVSAADLFFAGTDTTATTIRWGLIFLMDNPDVRERCHKEIVQVLGYDRLPSMDDRDKLPYTYATVHEIQRCANIVPLGVVHETTQPTKLRGYDISKGTMILTNFTEIFSDKEHWKCPDTFNPENFLDENGHFYKPEAFIVFSMGPRVCLGETLARTELFLYFVCLLQRINFSWPPNSQHPDMDGIITPLRHPHPFKIICCSRDAND, encoded by the exons ATGTTTTATGAATCTGCAGCAATGGGGACCGCTGCAATGATTTTCGACCTGAACTCTGTGATGATGGCTTTGGTTCTGGGTTTAATCTTTCTGGTTCTGTTTGAGATGATGAGGATTCATTTCACCACAGCCCGAAATCCACCTGGACCCACACCTTTCCCTTTTGTGGGAACTATACCTTATGTTATAAAGGACCCAATGGGATCTATCAGATCA CACAGTCGATATGGAGAGATGACAACCATGTACCTGGGAAGCAAACccataataattttaaatacactTCAGATCTCCAAGGAAGCACTGGTCCAAGAGGCTTCAACTTTTTATGGAATACCATATATACCTCTTTTGGAATGGTTTTCTAAAGGACTCG GTATATTAATGACGAATGGTCACTCATGGAGACAGCAGAGAAGGTTTGCTCTTCACACGCTCAGAAACTTTGGCCTGGGAAGGAGATCACTTGAAGAGCGTGTGTTAGATGAAGCCCATTATCTGGTTACTGAGATGCTCAAAGCAGAAG GAATGGCATTTGATCCGCAGCACGCCTTACAGAATGCAGTTTCTAATATAATCTGTTCCATCATATTTGGAGATCGCTTTGAATATGATAACAAACGCTTTGCATACCTTCTGAACATTCTCAATGAGAACCTTATGCTGACAGGGTCTGCTTTaggcaaccca ATTGTCACCTTTCTTCCCTTCCTCTTGCACTTCCCTGGACCTCACCGGAAGATCTTTCAGAACAACACTGAGTTACGGGATTTCATTCGTGAGGAAGTTAAAGAACACAGACAAACTTTGGATCCGGAAAACCCACGAGATTTCATTGATGCCTACCTGTTAGAGATAGAGAAA CAAAAGTCACACGAGAACTCAACATTTCATGAGGAGAACATGGTTGTGTCAGCAGCCGATCTTTTCTTTGCTGGAACCGACACTACGGCGACCACCATCAGATGGGGACTCATCTTCTTGATGGACAACCCAGATGTACGAG AGCGATGTCATAAGGAGATTGTTCAGGTGTTGGGTTATGATCGTCTGCCCAGCATGGATGACCGTGACAAACTTCCATATACATACGCCACTGTTCATGAGATTCAGCGCTGTGCCAACATTGTTCCTCTTGGTGTAGTTCATGAAACCACACAGCCAACCAAACTAAGAGGATATGACATTTCTAAG GGAACTATGATCTTGACAAACTTCACAGAAATTTTCAGTGATAAGGAGCACTGGAAATGTCCGGACACTTTTAATCCAGAGAATTTCTTAGATGAGAACGGACATTTCTACAAACCTGAGGCATTCATCGTATTCTCAATGG GTCCGAGGGTTTGTCTCGGTGAGACCCTGGCAAGGACGGAGCTTTTCCTTTACTTTGTGTGTCTCCTACAGCGGATTAATTTCTCCTGGCCACCAAACTCACAGCATCCAGACATGGATGGTATTATTACCCCATTGAGACACCCTCACCCCTTCAAAATCATCTGTTGTAGCAGAGATGCCAATGACTGA